In the Candidatus Methylomirabilota bacterium genome, one interval contains:
- a CDS encoding thiamine pyrophosphate-dependent enzyme — translation MARMTGGEALVKQLFREGVRVVFGLPGVQLYGVIAALREEPGIRFITTRHEQATSYMADGYARAGGAFGTALVVPGPGLLNASAGLSTAYAASSPVLMISGQVPRHQIGKNIGVLHEVNDQLEAIKPVTKWRKRVLEVGEVARAAHEAVEQLRTGRPRPVELEMPPDTMEEEGEVELLEPSRAVRRAAPRGDVDEAAATLLAAKHPVIYAGGGVHAARAHEVLAAVAEYLQAGVAESAEGKGAVSDASDLSLGAALWPQSALKKHLESADVILVVGSRLALAAPRPEQQVIQLDVDPDEIGRNHKKTFGLVGDARQTLEQLLERLRAGAPPRASRKAEREAVRAATAAALTQEPNTSILKSLRAGMPEDAIFVAGMTQIGYYSRPFWPVYQPRTYLTSSYSGNLGYEYPTALGAKVACPKRPVVATCGDGGFLYNAQEMATAVQQRIGVVAVVFNDNAFGNVARDLDEAWGGSYAAELHNPDFMKLADAYGMTGMRAKEPTDVGRLVADAIQLDRPVLIEVPVGRMARPPFFAPLRAPAKYKR, via the coding sequence ATGGCGCGGATGACCGGCGGCGAGGCGCTCGTGAAGCAGCTCTTCAGGGAAGGCGTGCGCGTCGTGTTCGGGCTGCCCGGCGTGCAGCTCTACGGCGTGATAGCGGCGCTGCGCGAGGAGCCCGGGATCCGCTTCATCACGACCCGGCACGAGCAGGCCACGAGTTACATGGCCGACGGCTACGCGCGCGCGGGCGGCGCGTTCGGCACCGCCCTCGTGGTGCCGGGGCCCGGCCTCCTCAACGCCTCGGCCGGGCTCAGCACGGCGTACGCGGCCTCCTCGCCCGTGCTCATGATCTCGGGCCAGGTGCCGCGCCACCAGATCGGGAAGAACATCGGCGTCCTCCACGAGGTGAACGACCAGCTCGAGGCGATCAAGCCCGTCACCAAGTGGCGGAAGCGCGTGCTCGAGGTCGGCGAGGTCGCGCGCGCCGCCCACGAGGCGGTCGAGCAGCTCCGCACGGGGCGTCCGCGGCCGGTCGAGCTCGAGATGCCGCCGGACACGATGGAGGAGGAGGGCGAGGTCGAGCTCCTCGAGCCGAGCCGCGCCGTGCGCCGGGCCGCCCCGCGCGGCGACGTGGACGAGGCCGCCGCGACGCTCCTCGCGGCGAAGCATCCCGTGATCTACGCGGGCGGCGGCGTCCACGCCGCTCGCGCCCACGAGGTGCTCGCGGCGGTCGCCGAATACCTCCAGGCCGGCGTCGCCGAGTCGGCGGAGGGCAAGGGCGCGGTGAGCGACGCGAGCGACCTCTCGCTCGGCGCCGCGCTCTGGCCGCAGAGCGCCCTGAAGAAGCACCTCGAGTCGGCGGACGTGATCCTGGTCGTCGGGAGCCGTCTCGCCCTCGCCGCGCCCAGGCCCGAGCAGCAGGTGATCCAGCTCGACGTGGATCCCGACGAGATCGGGCGCAATCACAAGAAGACCTTCGGCCTCGTCGGCGACGCGCGCCAGACCCTCGAGCAGCTGCTCGAGCGCCTGCGCGCCGGCGCGCCGCCGCGCGCCTCGCGCAAGGCCGAGCGCGAGGCGGTCCGCGCCGCGACCGCCGCGGCCCTGACCCAGGAGCCCAACACCTCCATCTTGAAGTCGCTGCGCGCGGGCATGCCCGAGGACGCGATCTTCGTCGCGGGGATGACCCAGATCGGCTACTACTCGCGCCCGTTCTGGCCGGTCTACCAGCCGCGGACCTATCTCACGTCGTCCTACTCGGGGAACCTCGGCTACGAGTACCCGACGGCGCTCGGCGCCAAGGTCGCGTGCCCGAAGCGTCCCGTGGTCGCGACGTGCGGCGACGGCGGCTTCCTCTACAACGCGCAGGAGATGGCGACGGCGGTCCAGCAGCGCATCGGGGTCGTTGCCGTCGTCTTCAACGACAACGCGTTCGGCAACGTCGCGCGCGACCTGGACGAGGCCTGGGGCGGGAGCTACGCGGCCGAGCTCCACAATCCCGACTTCATGAAGCTCGCCGACGCCTACGGCATGACCGGCATGCGCGCCAAGGAGCCGACGGACGTCGGCCGGCTCGTCGCCGACGCGATCCAGCTCGACCGGCCGGTGCTGATCGAGGTGCCCGTCGGCCGGATGGCGCGCCCGCCGTTCTTCGCGCCGCTCCGCGCGCCCGCCAAGTACAAGCGCTGA